The Setaria viridis chromosome 2, Setaria_viridis_v4.0, whole genome shotgun sequence DNA window tacttttcgcaaatcggccagatgctctcgATGCCCCCTTGACTTGACCatgacatcgtcgatgtagatctccaccagagcaccaataagcttgtggaatatataattcatagcccattAATATGTAGccccagcgttcttcaagccaaaagttattaccacccactcaaacaaaccaagatggcctggacatctgaaagctgTCTTCGAAATATCTTCTTTTGCCATCAATATTTCattatacccagcattaccgtccatgaagctgatgaTTTTATGTCCCACGGCAACGTCTATTAAAACATCAgccgtcggcatcgggtatccatccatcggtgtagcctgattaagattcctgaaatcaatgcacACATGCagtttcccatttttcttgtatacgggcacaatattggaaatccactcagCATAGTGGCACTGTCGAATaaatcctgcttcaatcaatcttgtaatctcggcctttatatcaagTAGAATTTTAGGGTTACACCATCGTGCaagctgctgatacggccgataccctagttttataggcaaccggtgttcaacaatggaccggtctagaccaggcatcttaTGGTATTCCAAGGcgaaacaatctttaaattcttttaacaaactCGTTAATTCAAGCTTATACTCGGGGTCTagactagcactaatatacgttggccttggcttgctaccgtCTCCtaggtccaccatctccaatgaatcagCCAACATAAATccatgcccaagcttcccgtcttctcggatgaactgatccatttagtctgattcttcagagccgactgcttggatcggctatAGACCAAAATCGGGCACCTTCATGAAATCGGTGTCCCACGTCCtaccagatatgcatctgacgtgctcgcagctccactgttgcgtgtCGGCCGCGGCAacgctgtaggcggaatcggtaGTGACTATCtcaatgttgtcgccgacccactagACGAGGCACtagtgcattgtagatgggatgcagcagtttgcgtggatccaatctcgcccgagcaacatgttataggaccctttgccattaataacaaagaaagtagtgggtaaggtcttactgccgatggtgaggtcgatgcgGAGTGCTCCTCGGGCtggggacacgttgccttcaaaatccttgagcatcatgtccgtcttggttagATCTTCATCACCTTTGCCCAATTTCTGGAACATAGCAttcggcatgatgttgaccgcagTGCCTCCATCCACCAGTAGCTTGGCGACTGGCCAtccgttgacgtgtcctttgaggaacagagctttgagatgttggcgtttttcatcctcgggtttttcaaaagtggctgtcattggctccaaagccaattgtgccatttgctctTCTCTTTCTGTTGCGTCGTCCCGATCGgcaggagccatgaactccatcggcaagatgaacaccatgttgacGTCAGTTGCCGACCCATGATTGTCGTCTTCTTCGCCGGTTTTTCTTCTAGGGCGCCAGACTCATGACCTGCCCCCTTTCTTATCTATCTtctgcctctgttcttcttcctgttgttcccattggtgcAAACGCTGGACTCTTCATTTCTGGGATTTAGTCAAACCGTCTGGGCACCATCTGAGGTTCACTGGTTTACCCGGCGGTTTTGCACGCTCCCAGTCTGGCTCTcatcctagggggttttcatccgAGACTCTGGCATCGGCCATCTTCTCCAGCCGATCATGTACGCTGGACCTGCCCCCAAGTCGATCATGCtagtcaactctgccccccagccgatcacgcactgaaacgtGCCAATCTTCTTGTTTGCGCCTGtatctgctgatcggctctagtcctcgatccctggagcgtgacctcttgaataGGCGACCGCTGCGATACTGAtcattgcactcagggcaattatcgaccGATGGTAACCTAAGGTTGTTCTTCCAGCAGtcgatgaagaacgggcaccgccagcgatcttcgtgtcggcgcatcatctccTCACGGCATCTCGaactttcttgcttccgctgaTACTTGCTGAGTAAGTCTTGGAAGGTGACAGGCCTACGTGACCTCTCTAATTTTTTGCCCTCGTTTTCGATCcatccttttcctttgacatcttcgACCGTGGCCTGATTTCTAGGGTCCACAGTGCCACTCCTCCTGGCTgattctgatgtcagcaccttggtttggagcgcgTTTCTTCCTGCATCGACCATATTAgcggggaaaggatgctgatcgatcttcatcagTTTTACTGGCTTTGTCAAAACTTTGAACTTGAGTCTCCCTTgttcaatggccgattgtatctgctgtcggaagatcttgcactcgttcatgtcgtgggatgtggcattgtgccacttgcaatatttcatctttttgagctgctcagCTGATGGAATCATGTGGtaaggtgaaagcttgatctgcccttcttgaaGAAGcaaatcgaagattttgtcagccttTGACGTGTTAAAACCGAATGTttctggttctttctttccaaacgggcacgatatcggctttttcccttttccccACTCTGCTAGACCGATTTTCACCTCTTCCTCTGATTTGGACTCTTCTagatatgccaccttcttctgaaaattccttcgTTGGTCGAAAGGGCGCACCTCCTGGCCAGACAACTGGTGGACGATCTGACTtaagctttcgaactcctgggaggcgtacttctctttgatgtgtggcaagagaccttggaaggcgatatcggccagctgggCATCGGTCAGgaccagggtgtagcacttgttcctgatctctctgaacctctgtacataACTGGTCACTAGTTCGTCGCTCCTCTGCTTGacgctggtcagatctgagagcttcatctcgtgaacTCCCgtgtagaagtatttatggaatTGTTTCTCCAAATCAGCCTAAGtaacgatggaattgggcgccagtgtagtgaaccactggaaggccgatccggatagggatgacgagaaaaccgtactcgtagagcatcttgcgtggCGGCTTCCCCGCACTGAATAATGAATCTATTCATGTGCTCTACTGTTGACGTGTCATCCAGTCCCGAGAATTTGGTGAAATCGGGGACCTTATACCGATACGGAAACGGCAACAGGTCGTAGGTaggtgggtatggtgtcttgtacgtGTAGGTTTGTACTTTTGGTTTCAACCCaaactgatcttgaattacttccgatattcttgcggtccaatccacctggTGCTGATGTATGACCAGTTGAGGAATCGGTACATGTTGCTGGACCAGCGGTGCCATGGCTGGGTGATGGATCAGAGTGTGCTGCAGATTTTGTGGTTGGGCAGTCGGCTGAGTAGCCAATGGTTGATGGCGTAGGGGGTCTGCCGCTCCGTCGTATAGTATCATCGGTGTTGCACCCCTTAGCATTTATGCAGTGTCTGCCCCCTGCCAATTTCTAACGTGACCGGCTGATATTGTGGGACCATTGACCGGATGGCCAATTGGAAAGATTCTTGGACTGGAGAGCTCCCGTAATTGGTTGACGGATCCAGTCCGACCGTCGTCGCTGGTATTCCCCACGGCGTCGAGTTTGAGAGCGACGGTTGTACGGAGGAAATTTGAGCAGGCTGAGATGTCGCTTGCGATTGGTAGGATGGTGCACCATTGTATCCCAGGGGTATCGAAGCGTTGTACCCTCCATGTTGCAttggtatcggctgaggagccgagtgagacgcGCTTAGCACCGCTGAGAAGCCTCTGATTGGAGCTATGATGGGTGGGACGTAagctggtccctgatacccctgagctacgCCGCTaaccaaggaactgatgacagcattgtataccgtgttggtcattactatggactggtcgatcatagcctggtAAATAGAATGTTGAATCATGTCAGATATCTTccccgagtcctcagcgatggtgatgtggcgagacgttggaagaggagctttcttgacgatctccccgcttctggtacgactaaaggattgcaagcatgtcttcctgtattcttctagATGTCTTGCcacttcttccttctggtcatccttgagatctgcttcagtaatttcgatgacgttgtcttcagaGACTTcggcagccttcgacatgttggatgttgtttggtcccatcgggcgtgccaaaagtgtgttggcgctgaaaatcggccgatgatcctcagcgtcggacatACGACCCAaaagaatctgcttaactcttgttcgggttatcgtaccagtgcggttcgcgcggcgtgcagtcaatctgacctgttgattgacaaggaaataaaaatattaaattccaagggttCCGATTGGCTAAAGTTTTGATCTGTCTTTAAAAGCCTATCGACGAATCgtgccgatttactgtagaggtgaccagctataaaacagccgataccgtgtagcgattgtaaagaaaagctattagagcaaactaaacaacgctagaaaaacaacacttgggatagatctaatcggctgtataatAACAAAGAATgaaagcaataaaagccgacagttcgtatctcaagctggataactagtgataaaaactaaaataacaggtagaacctacgattctagttgatatcgataactggtgaataaatctaaatgaaacaacagcgatgcgcccgaagttaaagcttagatattactcggtaagcggaacttacagaatcggccggagatcatgtcgatgcagccccgccaacccgtatgaactcgtgaaagaaaaaagtattttggcgaagtcgccgacttgaaagtaaagtatgagaaaaaagtagattggttgtattgattgatgtgttgtttttacAAACCTttagaggtggctatttatagcctgttacaactgattttctaaccgactaggatctatctctaattttaaatgataacaaatatttacaaacacaactcgtatcggagttggttatcatatcccgACAGGCCAATCTCCTTCTTCAGCTGATCTTTTCTCTAGCCCACCTTAGAcccatactggccaagccaCTCCAGCTCCTAATCGGCCAACCTTTACCGATCCCTTTtgtcaatcggccgaaacactgtagctttaatcggccgattcccaactgtagcttttagcccGCCGCATCAGCCCGTCTTTCTCGTTCTTTGACGTCGATTCAAAcatgtgtcaaaatccggcgtcaacaacTAGTTAGATTCaactagacgagttctactcaTATTGCTACGAGTAcatttcctaatcctcgactagttcctgtcttgccaCATAGACTACGCCGTCTTGCGCCATAGACTCCATGTCAAATTCATCTCAGtatccagccccatatttagaattgtccaaaccttctagtgagcccatagatgtatgtacaacaacTTGGTCGCATCCAACCTTTTTCAGATACCCACTGCTTGCAGCAAGTTATCCTTGTTACGAAACCTACTGCCGTCGTGAAGATTGGACCATCCAAAGGACCTTTGTTGTAACAGTCCATATCACCATCCATGTGATCAAGCAACCTATCATTGAAATTCCATTCAATTCACCATTGCTCTTGATCACTTGTATCATTGTTGTAATCTTGATCAATCCTCATGAAATTTTCAACTTTCTTTGATTATACAAGCAAACAACCAATGAGACCATACAATTTTATTCCCATCTTGATCTCTTTCACTCAATTCAACATTCGCTTGTCATTTCTTTACTTTTGCGTGCTTCATATGACATGAGCTTGACTTTGTCATTTCTAATAAAATCCTGCTAAAGCTCAATAAGCTCATTAGTCATTTAATTGCTTTTGTCATTCAATCACCAAAACTCATAAGGAGCCTAGATGCTTCTTTCACATACACACACTCACTCTTATGAATATGCGCGCACAAATCTTATCCCTATGAGCACATGCAAGAAATTGAGCCAACAAATATTGAGATCGACAAAATCACCATAGGCGTCTCGCAGTCAATAGGCACGTGGAGTACCACTGAAAGAGTAGCACCGTTAATTTCTAAAACAAATCCATAAAATACAAACACACATGAGTTGAGGATTCAAACTTTCGTGAGTAAATTACACGACAAGAAACCTAACCAGAGCTATATGTTTGCGGGAATCACTTCACTGCGTAGTTGCattgaaaaaataaagataaacATGGCGCGTTTGAGCATCATCTTGTTTCGAGTGCGTGGCCACTTGGTCAGTCAGTCTCGCTCCTGTTTTTGCCCCCAACAAAGTTGTTTTGGTGGCTAGACGTGAGAATGCAGATGCATCACGTGTTTGATGTATGGGGTGAAGATAGAACCATTTTGTTGGACTTTTTTAATCTCTTCAGACTATTTTACAATAAGTCAATAATCATCCAATAAAATCTGGGAGCTGAGGAAACCAACCCTCGGTTCGTATTTTGATCAGCTGGCTATTCTTGGGCCTGCAATGCAATCCGGTGCCGTTGTAGTTGAATTTGGGCGTTTGAGTTGCTGCTTGGTGGTTACAATTATTTTACATACATCGTTTTCTTCTTCGAACAATATTTTTCATACATCGTTGATATGGATCAGAGCTGGGATCGAGAAATCCCCAAATTTCTGTATGAGCACACATTATGGCTCTCCGCATCTTTTGATCGATGTCTGTTCTTGCAGAGGACGCTATGTTATTAGGAAAATTACAAAGGAATTCATCAGTGTCAGATGAATATAACTACTGTACTGCTGCGGTTTGCTACTctggttcttcgaactaaagtttagtcggtatcacatcgaatattcggagattaattagaaggactaaatatgagttaattataaaactaattgcacaaatggaggctaaacagcgagacgaatctattaagcctaattaattcatcattagcaagtagcagcacattgtcaaatcataacttaatagattcgtctcgccgtttagcttccatctgtgtaatggattttataagtaatctatgtttaatactcctaattagtattctaattagtatctaaacattcgatgtgacaggtgctaaaaataagcagatGTAACCAAACAGCCCTCAATTATTTTGAGGCACGGGATATCGTCATTGTACAAATTTTCTTTTATTGCCTCCGATCCTTTCCTTCGACAAACACTACATCTTCCTCCCCCAGAAAACAAAGAACCGAAAAGAAAACGCTGCTGCTACTCAGCCTGCACTAGAAATGAAATCACCATCGCCTACTATAAGCACTTGTGTAACAGCCCTGCGTTCCCTTCCATGAACTCCACCCCAACTCTGCCCTCTGCACCCACCTGACAAACCCTGTACATACTCACACTGATGATGCTCAGCTGCTCGCTGCTAGCATCCACATCCTGCTTCGCAGAGTTGAAGCCTTCATCAAGCCTCATCTTGGCCTGAATCCAACAAATTAACCTCCACGTTCTTGCCACCTTCAACCCGATCTCCAGATTAACTTGCACGAACAATAGTGTCTTTCAGGCTCCTAGATTTACATTATGGTGCATCCAGGATCCTGTTCTTGCTGCGGGTAAGCAGGGTAGGAGTAGACGGGGTAGGACGGCATCGCGTTGTACTGCTGGTAGGCAGGGTACGAGACGGGCGCCATCGCCTGGTACTGCCcgtagccaccgccgccgcccttgccgccgcTCTCCTTACCCTCCTTTCCTTCCTTTCCCTCCTTGCCGCCACCGTACATCATGACACCCCCGTAGCCGTAGCCGTATCCGTCCCCCTTCTTCTTGTCATCGCCGGAGCTGACGCTGAGCAGCTCCGCGTAGCCGAGGCTGCGCCGGAGCATCGTCGTTAGCGTGATCGGgtccacgccgtcgccgaccacGATGATCTTGTCGCCCTCCATCGTGGCGGATGTCACACCTGCGGGATTCAGTGATAACTTGCTTGTCAGGAATCAGAATTAATAATAACAGAGTTGATCATGTTTAATATACCTTGAGCCTAATTAAAACAGAGCTGCTAATCTAATTGCTGTGATTGGTTGATCTTGATATTACCATTCATGCCAACGGCAGCCTTGAAggccttccttttcttcctctcgTCATCCAGGGGCAACTTGAGCACAATCTTTTGCTGCAGCGACAAAGAACAACCCCAAACAAAATCAGAACAAAGACATTCATCCATCAGACACAAAAATCAAGCAATGAAAACGACAAGGATCAGGAACCAACCTTGCCCATCTTTCTCCTGTCCTGGCCGTACAACAGTACTGGACTGTACTTGGAGTTAAAGAGGATCTCGTGCGATTGGTGATGCAAGACGACCCGAGCTGCTGCAAGCTCTTGT harbors:
- the LOC117842476 gene encoding uncharacterized protein; the protein is MGKQKIVLKLPLDDERKKRKAFKAAVGMNGVTSATMEGDKIIVVGDGVDPITLTTMLRRSLGYAELLSVSSGDDKKKGDGYGYGYGGVMMYGGGKEGKEGKEGKESGGKGGGGGYGQYQAMAPVSYPAYQQYNAMPSYPVYSYPAYPQQEQDPGCTIM